In one Cloacibacillus porcorum genomic region, the following are encoded:
- a CDS encoding response regulator, protein MLLVAVVLFVIITADAPYRFVQLNSVDIQMPVMDGYEAAKRIRRIEGRPDTARLPIIAMTANAFAEDVEEALRAGMNGHMSKPINFQTLYDILKKWL, encoded by the coding sequence ATGTTACTCGTCGCGGTTGTACTGTTCGTCATTATCACCGCGGATGCTCCGTACCGTTTTGTCCAGCTGAACAGTGTGGATATACAGATGCCGGTGATGGACGGCTATGAGGCGGCGAAGCGAATACGCAGGATAGAGGGGCGTCCCGATACCGCGCGGCTTCCCATCATCGCGATGACCGCGAATGCCTTCGCGGAGGATGTGGAAGAGGCTCTCCGCGCGGGTATGAACGGCCATATGTCCAAACCCATCAACTTCCAAACTCTTTATGATATATTGAAAAAATGGCTGTAA
- a CDS encoding MBL fold metallo-hydrolase, protein MIKILTLMDDASSENKALRSEHGLSFWVEAGDRRFLFDCGSGPATLYNANRLGVSLKDADFTVCSHSHYDHAAGFRDMAEAGFGGKTLYTGAGFWERKYAWNGLKYTDLSSGFGQEFLREHAVTQKICRGLLPLADGCWLVGDFPRVHPFETIPRRFVKGTPPETTADDFSDEICLAMRTERGLVVLVGCSHPGILNMMRHVHEVLKQPIYALFGGTHLVEADEERIGTTVNTLCGMGLSILGLSHCSGNAAEKYLAAGRSVQTCHMTAGDCIAIR, encoded by the coding sequence GTGATCAAAATTTTAACTCTGATGGACGATGCTTCGTCGGAGAATAAGGCTCTGCGCTCGGAACATGGCCTCTCATTTTGGGTGGAGGCGGGAGACAGACGCTTCCTATTCGACTGCGGCTCCGGTCCGGCGACGTTATATAACGCAAACCGTCTCGGCGTCAGCCTCAAAGACGCAGACTTCACAGTATGCTCGCACAGCCATTACGACCACGCGGCAGGATTCCGCGACATGGCGGAGGCGGGGTTTGGCGGGAAAACGCTCTATACCGGGGCCGGATTCTGGGAACGCAAGTACGCGTGGAACGGTTTGAAGTACACAGATCTCTCATCAGGCTTCGGCCAAGAGTTTCTGAGAGAACACGCCGTTACGCAGAAGATCTGCCGCGGCCTGCTGCCGCTTGCGGATGGCTGCTGGCTCGTGGGAGACTTTCCGCGTGTCCATCCGTTTGAAACGATACCGCGGCGTTTCGTCAAAGGTACGCCGCCAGAGACGACGGCCGACGATTTCTCCGACGAGATATGTCTCGCAATGCGGACAGAACGGGGGCTGGTAGTCCTCGTCGGCTGTTCGCATCCCGGCATCCTGAATATGATGCGGCATGTACATGAGGTGCTGAAACAGCCGATATACGCTCTATTCGGCGGCACACATCTCGTTGAGGCCGATGAAGAACGCATCGGTACGACGGTCAATACGCTCTGCGGAATGGGGCTTTCCATTCTCGGATTGAGCCACTGTTCGGGGAACGCGGCTGAAAAATATCTGGCCGCCGGCAGGAGCGTTCAGACCTGCCATATGACCGCGGGCGACTGTATCGCCATCCGCTGA
- a CDS encoding CdaR family transcriptional regulator produces the protein MLFEEIASRLVHTASRLVRGRIVNIMDTDGVIVASSDPARVGTVHEGARKVVRTGRPVAIEKDDVPYYPGAREGYNLPVFSEERLIAVVGIYGNPDEVRDSAYILEAYTEQFFRQNALNRQNRIFDGLRASYLRILLNLSEGNDDRLDELAGALDLRISFPVRMIAISICGDLDSLRSQQMLNRAADEILFHKLALPEHDVWAMVDDRLLLLKSGTEEEAGRYLKRLFTCVEEALSGHAQLCAGRLCQTLTEARLSGDEALTLCGTKREGLLDILDPGCGFSYLMRRTAEKEQEFIRGIYMRISERLNEKDLEMMLATAAAYYDAGGSVKAASEALHIHKNTLQYRMRRLWETLSPLQTGAFEREYLLRLCILYHRQLRPQGL, from the coding sequence ATGCTTTTTGAAGAGATCGCCAGCCGCCTCGTCCATACGGCGTCAAGGCTGGTACGCGGGCGAATCGTCAACATAATGGACACAGACGGCGTGATCGTCGCCTCCAGCGACCCGGCGAGGGTGGGAACAGTCCACGAAGGCGCGCGCAAGGTCGTCCGCACCGGCAGGCCCGTAGCGATAGAAAAGGATGATGTACCGTATTATCCCGGCGCGCGCGAAGGATATAACCTGCCGGTATTCAGCGAGGAGAGGCTGATCGCGGTGGTCGGTATCTACGGCAACCCGGACGAAGTCAGAGACAGCGCCTATATTCTGGAGGCCTACACGGAACAGTTTTTCCGGCAGAATGCCCTCAACCGCCAAAACCGCATCTTCGACGGGCTGCGCGCAAGCTACCTGAGGATACTGCTGAATCTCTCGGAGGGCAACGACGACAGGCTCGATGAACTTGCAGGAGCGCTGGATCTGCGCATCTCCTTTCCGGTGAGAATGATCGCCATATCCATTTGCGGGGATCTGGATTCCCTGCGAAGTCAGCAGATGCTGAACCGGGCCGCCGACGAAATACTCTTTCATAAGCTGGCTCTGCCGGAGCACGATGTATGGGCCATGGTCGACGACAGGCTCCTGCTGCTGAAAAGCGGCACGGAAGAGGAGGCGGGGCGTTATCTAAAGCGGCTCTTCACCTGTGTGGAGGAGGCGCTCTCCGGGCATGCTCAGCTTTGTGCCGGACGCCTCTGTCAAACGCTGACGGAGGCCCGCCTCTCGGGAGACGAGGCGCTCACCCTCTGCGGCACAAAACGTGAGGGACTGCTTGATATCCTCGACCCAGGCTGTGGTTTTTCCTATCTTATGCGCCGTACTGCGGAAAAAGAGCAGGAATTCATCCGCGGGATCTACATGAGGATAAGCGAGAGACTGAACGAAAAAGATTTGGAGATGATGCTCGCAACGGCGGCGGCCTATTATGACGCGGGCGGAAGCGTAAAGGCGGCGTCCGAGGCGCTGCATATCCATAAAAATACGCTGCAGTACAGGATGCGCCGGCTGTGGGAGACATTATCTCCGCTGCAGACGGGAGCGTTTGAAAGGGAATATTTACTGCGGCTTTGTATCCTTTATCACCGGCAGCTAAGGCCCCAGGGCCTGTAA
- a CDS encoding GntP family permease codes for MSAFFLFGVIFIAVVAMVIAISKYNVHPFIAMVVIAIAVGLVCGIDTVKVINTVKSGFGNILANIGIVILCGTIIGTILEKTGAALTMANTILKIVGQKRSVLTMGAMGYVTGIPVFCDSGFVVLSPISRALAAQSNTSLAVMATALSGGLYATHCLVPPTPGPIAMAGTLGADLGLTILVGLIVSIPAVAVAILYAVKVSSKVDIPANSQYTMEELIAKYGKLPGALHSFSPILLPIILIGIASVASLPAAPFGKGFAYMFLNFIGNPVVALMLGVFLAMTLIPLSERCNTLTWVSQGVRDSAAILAITGAGGSFGAILSLLPIADATTGLLATGLGVIIPFVIAMILKLAMGASTVAMITTASMMAPVIESMGYSSPLGRVFVVMAIGAGSMVASHANDSYFWVVSQFSDMKANEAYRCQTGMTATMGITVIVILYVASMFLV; via the coding sequence ATGTCAGCGTTTTTTCTGTTCGGCGTAATTTTTATCGCGGTCGTGGCGATGGTCATTGCCATCTCCAAGTACAACGTCCATCCGTTCATCGCGATGGTAGTGATCGCCATCGCGGTCGGACTTGTCTGCGGAATCGATACGGTCAAGGTGATCAACACCGTCAAGAGCGGCTTCGGCAATATTCTGGCCAACATCGGTATCGTCATCCTATGCGGCACCATCATCGGTACGATCCTTGAAAAAACGGGCGCCGCCCTCACAATGGCCAATACTATCCTTAAGATCGTGGGACAGAAGCGCAGCGTCCTCACGATGGGCGCCATGGGTTATGTAACGGGGATTCCGGTCTTCTGTGATTCAGGCTTCGTCGTCCTCTCCCCCATCAGCCGCGCGCTGGCCGCGCAGAGCAATACTTCGCTTGCCGTTATGGCGACCGCGCTCTCCGGCGGTCTTTATGCGACGCACTGCCTCGTTCCGCCGACCCCTGGGCCGATCGCGATGGCCGGTACGCTCGGCGCGGACCTCGGCCTCACGATACTTGTCGGACTCATCGTCTCCATCCCCGCGGTGGCCGTCGCGATACTCTACGCTGTGAAGGTCTCCAGCAAAGTGGATATCCCGGCAAATTCGCAGTATACGATGGAAGAGTTGATCGCAAAATACGGCAAACTTCCCGGCGCGCTGCACAGCTTCTCGCCAATACTTCTGCCGATAATCCTGATCGGCATCGCTTCGGTCGCCTCACTGCCAGCCGCCCCCTTTGGCAAAGGCTTCGCCTATATGTTCCTGAATTTTATCGGTAACCCGGTAGTTGCCCTGATGCTCGGCGTATTCCTCGCGATGACGCTGATACCTCTCAGCGAGCGCTGCAACACACTTACCTGGGTATCGCAGGGCGTAAGGGACTCGGCAGCCATCCTCGCCATCACGGGCGCCGGAGGCTCTTTCGGGGCTATCCTGAGCCTGCTGCCGATCGCCGACGCCACCACGGGGCTGCTCGCGACAGGCTTGGGAGTAATCATCCCCTTCGTGATCGCCATGATCCTCAAACTTGCGATGGGCGCTTCGACCGTCGCGATGATCACCACCGCCAGCATGATGGCGCCTGTCATCGAAAGCATGGGTTACTCCAGCCCGCTGGGACGTGTCTTTGTGGTGATGGCGATCGGGGCCGGCTCTATGGTCGCATCTCACGCCAACGACTCCTACTTCTGGGTCGTATCTCAGTTCTCCGATATGAAGGCCAACGAGGCATACCGCTGCCAGACGGGCATGACCGCGACGATGGGTATCACGGTCATTGTGATCCTCTATGTAGCCTCGATGTTCCTGGTTTAA
- a CDS encoding uracil-xanthine permease family protein, translated as MSQSTRKILFELHGIPKFTEALPLAMQHVVAMIIGCITPAIVISAVAKVSPEDTMLLIQASLVTAAIATFIQLYPLAGRVGAGIPVVMGVSFAYVPVLIAIGASMGLPAILGAQIVGGFAAIIVGIFIRRLRPLFPPLVSGTVVFTIGLSLYPVAIRYMAGGAGAAGFGSALNWGVALFTLAAVSFFSFFTKGFTKLASVLLGMAAGYILAACLGMVSFERIIDSQWFQLPQINHFRIEFHTTAVVSMVIMYVVNSIQAIGDISATTAGAMDREPSDNELAGGIMGNGLSSMLSAFIGGLPTATFSQNVGIVTITKVINKFVIALAAAIILLAGLIPKFAALLTTIPLAVLGGATLTVFAAITMTGMKLLLSAKLTPRNSAVVGISVALGVGISQVANALGGPGMPSWVQEIFGSSSVILATLMAVVLNQMIPDERK; from the coding sequence ATGTCACAATCAACACGCAAGATTCTCTTTGAGCTCCACGGCATTCCCAAATTTACCGAAGCCCTGCCACTCGCTATGCAGCATGTCGTCGCGATGATCATCGGCTGTATAACACCCGCCATCGTGATAAGCGCGGTGGCGAAGGTCTCTCCCGAAGATACGATGCTTCTGATCCAGGCCTCGCTCGTCACGGCGGCGATCGCCACCTTTATTCAGCTGTATCCGCTCGCTGGGCGCGTCGGCGCCGGTATCCCCGTGGTGATGGGGGTCAGCTTCGCCTATGTGCCTGTTTTGATCGCGATCGGGGCCTCGATGGGACTTCCCGCCATTCTAGGGGCGCAGATCGTCGGCGGCTTCGCGGCGATCATCGTGGGAATATTCATCCGCAGGCTGCGCCCTCTGTTTCCGCCGCTTGTCTCCGGAACGGTTGTCTTTACGATCGGGCTGTCGCTGTATCCGGTCGCAATTCGCTATATGGCCGGAGGCGCCGGAGCTGCCGGTTTTGGCTCCGCGCTCAACTGGGGGGTGGCGCTCTTTACGCTCGCCGCGGTCAGCTTTTTTTCTTTCTTTACCAAAGGATTTACCAAACTTGCCTCCGTCCTGCTCGGCATGGCGGCGGGATATATTCTCGCGGCCTGTCTCGGAATGGTCTCCTTTGAGCGGATTATTGACAGCCAGTGGTTCCAGCTTCCGCAGATAAATCACTTCCGGATCGAGTTCCATACCACGGCCGTGGTCTCGATGGTCATTATGTATGTCGTGAACTCCATTCAGGCGATCGGCGATATCTCGGCGACGACGGCGGGTGCGATGGACAGGGAGCCGAGCGACAACGAGCTTGCGGGCGGCATTATGGGCAACGGCCTTTCCAGCATGCTCTCTGCCTTTATCGGCGGCCTGCCGACGGCTACCTTCAGCCAGAATGTAGGTATCGTCACGATCACTAAAGTGATAAATAAGTTCGTCATCGCGCTGGCGGCGGCGATCATTCTGCTGGCGGGGCTGATCCCGAAATTCGCCGCCCTTCTCACGACAATCCCGCTCGCGGTGCTTGGCGGCGCGACCCTTACCGTCTTTGCCGCGATCACGATGACCGGTATGAAGCTCCTGCTGTCGGCCAAGCTCACGCCGCGCAACAGCGCCGTCGTCGGGATCTCCGTCGCGCTTGGCGTAGGCATCTCGCAGGTGGCGAACGCGCTCGGCGGCCCCGGCATGCCCTCGTGGGTGCAGGAGATATTCGGCTCGTCGTCGGTGATCCTCGCGACGCTGATGGCCGTAGTTCTCAACCAGATGATTCCCGACGAGAGGAAATAA
- a CDS encoding AAA family ATPase yields MEKRIITISRQFGSGGHEVGMKLAKRLNIKFYDKELVDLLAKDGKYDVDFIEANEEKCSPPMCPIMPGFAMPVFYQDLPSDLIYKGQSKLIRSLAERGPCVVVGRCADYILRNMNPVDCFIYGSLEERISRKMSMVPEGLDFTREEIKKRVIDVDKKRAKYYEFYADRKWGRMEDYDLCINTDKVGIDGAVETILAYLEHCR; encoded by the coding sequence ATGGAGAAACGAATCATAACAATCAGCAGGCAGTTCGGCAGCGGCGGACACGAGGTCGGCATGAAACTCGCGAAGAGGCTCAACATCAAGTTCTATGACAAAGAGCTCGTGGACCTTCTCGCCAAGGACGGCAAGTATGACGTGGACTTCATTGAGGCTAACGAAGAGAAATGTTCGCCGCCGATGTGTCCGATAATGCCCGGCTTCGCGATGCCCGTATTCTATCAGGACCTGCCCTCCGACCTCATCTATAAGGGGCAGTCGAAGCTGATAAGAAGCCTCGCCGAACGCGGCCCCTGCGTCGTGGTGGGACGCTGCGCCGACTATATCCTCCGCAACATGAACCCCGTCGACTGTTTCATATACGGAAGCCTTGAGGAGCGCATCAGCCGCAAAATGTCGATGGTTCCAGAGGGACTCGATTTCACGCGGGAAGAGATAAAGAAGCGCGTCATCGACGTCGACAAAAAACGCGCGAAATACTACGAGTTCTACGCGGACCGCAAATGGGGCCGCATGGAGGATTACGACCTCTGTATCAACACCGACAAGGTCGGTATCGACGGCGCTGTGGAGACGATACTCGCATACCTGGAACATTGCAGGTAA
- a CDS encoding Ig-like domain-containing protein gives MIKLQGKCKLVLAFVAAAAMLGTAWAAGVSYDSGDRIELGSIESGSVLSPSANGSNTITFTGTEGEESALSNKEIFIYGASGDVTGDSSLTVDWRANLWTQNKVQFFAGGDGGNVSGDSSLTVNAADGSSLYADGGIPNYQQSIILAGSPNGGAVKGNTKLTINGALWGKSRYLKASGAAMIDKSGDLTVEGDSTVEINVSCADDDSFGANGGLHIVANGFENGETASGILKGKATLIIDNPNARVEQIWGGNNSVANSGHTYAETGSVEVYLRQGKIGAATAGPSNWGSNANAVVSKDVYIEVTSADFSSFSPYLGGGGVSRGGGSAVVKGSTSVVVNGGRGIDTLVGGGLGRVGGKADVEGDARITVKGNSGLKALTEDVWIIAGGKRNNDASAAVYGNATVIFSDIKDGVFKGTITGQGVNSTSTTGAIYDKIIAADTIDYTDSVSGDSVLVFDNVQADFSGATIVEMDRIELTSGTKLKLADLGGATVIKLTGNWTNLGTPSALTFTKAVEQDVTVDYSEATGIVSAAFNEAKTELVVTCKNAPIAVTPTALKLQLGKSDTVKAATPVVGETVSWKSSDTAVAAVDDAGKVTAHKAGIAVISATGSVTKTTAGCTVTVEDPAAPDPVPTPAPVTPTVITEKDNPVTKDKDVPADVKPATPVIKPATEENTKALAASADVPVKFFTATADGNITVDPVIAKKTVASVMSDDAAVAPKTIVTLPIITATIDSGKVAALAMKTTGAQLGAAANNIVSDITLIKILKDETGAKFGYTAEPAGYADQSFTLKNADGNNLAFTDKIDPTETYTLILFVKDNGEFDYDNTTGSVIDPVAMAMNEAKAPKPSGGSSSGCSAGVGVLALLALLPLAAARRRR, from the coding sequence ATGATAAAGTTGCAGGGAAAATGCAAGCTGGTGTTAGCGTTTGTGGCGGCCGCCGCGATGTTGGGAACGGCGTGGGCGGCCGGTGTATCCTATGATAGCGGCGACAGAATAGAATTGGGTAGTATAGAATCCGGCAGTGTCTTGTCCCCCTCTGCGAACGGAAGCAACACGATCACCTTTACGGGAACAGAGGGCGAAGAGTCTGCGTTATCTAACAAGGAAATTTTTATCTATGGAGCGAGCGGCGACGTCACGGGGGATTCTTCGCTTACCGTGGATTGGCGGGCGAATCTGTGGACCCAAAATAAAGTGCAGTTCTTCGCCGGCGGCGACGGTGGGAATGTTTCCGGCGATTCCAGCCTGACGGTCAACGCCGCCGACGGTTCAAGCCTTTACGCGGATGGTGGTATACCAAACTATCAGCAGTCGATAATCCTGGCGGGCAGCCCGAACGGCGGCGCCGTTAAGGGAAATACCAAACTGACGATCAACGGAGCACTCTGGGGAAAATCTAGATACCTGAAAGCCAGCGGCGCGGCGATGATAGACAAATCAGGCGACCTTACCGTTGAGGGCGACAGCACTGTGGAAATCAATGTCTCCTGCGCGGATGACGACAGCTTTGGCGCCAACGGCGGCCTGCATATAGTCGCCAATGGATTTGAAAACGGCGAAACTGCCAGCGGTATCTTAAAGGGCAAGGCCACGCTGATAATCGATAATCCAAACGCGCGGGTCGAGCAGATATGGGGCGGCAACAACTCAGTGGCAAACAGCGGTCACACTTACGCGGAGACCGGAAGCGTAGAGGTATATCTGCGGCAGGGGAAAATCGGCGCAGCTACAGCCGGCCCTTCGAACTGGGGGAGCAATGCCAATGCTGTCGTTTCGAAGGACGTCTACATAGAGGTCACAAGCGCTGACTTCAGTTCCTTCAGCCCCTACCTCGGCGGCGGCGGTGTCAGCCGGGGTGGCGGCAGCGCCGTCGTCAAGGGCAGCACCTCTGTTGTGGTTAATGGCGGCCGCGGCATTGATACGTTGGTCGGCGGCGGTCTGGGACGTGTTGGAGGTAAGGCGGACGTCGAAGGCGATGCGAGGATCACAGTCAAAGGTAACAGCGGCCTGAAGGCGCTGACAGAGGATGTCTGGATAATCGCCGGCGGCAAACGTAACAATGACGCCAGCGCCGCCGTATACGGAAACGCCACGGTGATCTTCTCCGATATCAAAGATGGTGTTTTTAAGGGAACGATAACGGGACAGGGCGTCAATAGCACAAGTACAACCGGTGCCATTTATGACAAGATAATTGCCGCCGATACCATAGATTACACCGACTCCGTCTCCGGCGACTCCGTCCTCGTATTCGACAACGTCCAGGCGGACTTCTCCGGCGCGACGATAGTGGAGATGGACCGTATCGAGCTTACCAGCGGCACGAAGCTGAAACTTGCGGACCTCGGCGGGGCGACGGTCATCAAACTGACGGGCAACTGGACGAATCTCGGAACGCCTTCGGCTCTCACCTTCACGAAAGCGGTAGAGCAGGATGTTACGGTTGACTACAGCGAAGCCACGGGCATAGTCTCCGCCGCATTCAACGAGGCGAAGACGGAACTAGTCGTCACATGTAAGAATGCCCCTATCGCCGTAACGCCAACTGCTTTGAAACTTCAACTCGGAAAGAGCGATACCGTGAAGGCGGCGACACCTGTCGTCGGTGAAACTGTCTCCTGGAAATCCAGTGACACTGCGGTTGCTGCGGTCGATGACGCAGGCAAGGTGACGGCACACAAGGCCGGCATCGCCGTTATCTCCGCCACCGGCTCCGTCACAAAGACGACCGCCGGCTGCACCGTGACTGTCGAAGACCCGGCGGCTCCGGACCCGGTGCCGACGCCGGCTCCCGTAACGCCGACCGTCATAACTGAAAAGGATAACCCCGTGACTAAGGACAAAGACGTACCGGCAGATGTGAAACCGGCGACCCCCGTCATCAAGCCGGCGACGGAGGAAAACACAAAAGCCCTCGCGGCGAGCGCGGACGTTCCGGTAAAATTCTTCACCGCGACGGCCGACGGCAATATCACAGTCGACCCCGTGATCGCCAAGAAGACCGTGGCCTCCGTAATGTCGGACGACGCGGCGGTGGCTCCGAAGACGATCGTAACTCTGCCCATTATCACGGCGACGATCGACAGCGGTAAAGTCGCGGCCCTCGCGATGAAGACGACCGGCGCGCAGCTTGGCGCGGCGGCCAACAATATAGTCAGCGACATCACGCTCATCAAAATACTTAAAGACGAGACGGGCGCGAAGTTCGGCTATACGGCGGAGCCGGCCGGCTACGCCGACCAGAGCTTCACGCTCAAAAACGCGGATGGAAACAATCTTGCCTTTACCGACAAAATCGATCCGACCGAGACATACACGCTCATACTCTTCGTCAAGGATAACGGAGAGTTCGACTACGACAACACTACGGGCAGCGTAATCGACCCCGTGGCGATGGCGATGAACGAGGCAAAGGCGCCGAAACCCTCCGGCGGTTCAAGCAGCGGCTGCTCCGCGGGTGTGGGAGTCTTAGCACTGCTGGCGCTGCTGCCGCTCGCGGCGGCGAGACGCAGGAGGTAA
- a CDS encoding bifunctional aspartate transaminase/aspartate 4-decarboxylase, whose translation MDMPTRKQEKAYEKLSPFEVKNVLIDMASKHARATSSAMLNAGRGNPNWIATDAREAFFTLGRFAMTESRRVWDDGILAGLPEKEGIGARFANWLGVNSMLPGADFLRRSFQYGLNILGFDADEWAFELCDGILGGHYPTPDRMMPCCEGVVREYIIEELEQGNRQNQDFDLFATEGATAAMVYIFRSLLNNGLLKQGDTIALGTPIFTPYIEIPDLPWYALKTVQVYADGTELVDGEPRHSWQYSDKELEKLADPKVKVFFIVNPSNPGSVEISPESAQKIKNIVASKNPQLMIVSDDVYSSFADNYHSLFDTIPYNTICSYSFSKYFGCTGWRLGVIGVHRKNVFDDMIAAMPAAQRIKTAKLYSELAVDPEAIKFIDRMVADSRDIALNHTAGLSVPQQVQMALFALCALIDKAGAYNRLTKDIVRRRYRDFWGNLKWPRPLSPNSSAYYQLLDVSLWAKEKYGDDFADWLQKNFEPIDILFRLAENPNVVLLPGEGFDAPGWSVRVSMANLPDHAYREIGHDLVTILDEYYSQYKKA comes from the coding sequence ATGGATATGCCGACAAGAAAACAGGAAAAAGCCTATGAAAAACTAAGTCCCTTTGAAGTGAAAAACGTCCTTATCGATATGGCGTCAAAGCATGCCCGCGCGACATCTTCCGCGATGCTCAACGCGGGGCGCGGCAATCCGAACTGGATTGCGACGGATGCGCGCGAGGCCTTTTTCACCCTTGGCCGCTTCGCGATGACCGAGAGCCGCCGCGTTTGGGACGACGGCATCCTCGCTGGACTGCCGGAGAAGGAGGGGATCGGCGCGCGCTTCGCCAATTGGCTCGGTGTCAACTCCATGTTGCCGGGCGCCGACTTCCTGCGGCGTTCCTTCCAGTATGGCCTCAACATCCTCGGCTTCGACGCCGACGAGTGGGCCTTTGAGCTCTGCGACGGCATTCTGGGCGGCCATTACCCGACGCCCGACAGGATGATGCCCTGCTGCGAGGGAGTGGTGCGCGAATACATTATCGAGGAGCTTGAGCAGGGAAACAGACAGAATCAGGATTTCGACCTCTTCGCGACGGAGGGGGCGACGGCGGCGATGGTCTACATCTTCCGCTCGCTGCTCAACAACGGCCTGCTGAAACAGGGAGACACCATCGCGCTGGGTACGCCCATCTTTACCCCCTATATAGAGATCCCCGATCTGCCGTGGTATGCGCTCAAGACGGTGCAGGTCTATGCCGACGGCACCGAACTCGTGGACGGCGAGCCGCGCCATTCGTGGCAGTATTCGGACAAAGAGCTTGAAAAGCTCGCCGACCCGAAGGTGAAGGTCTTTTTCATCGTCAACCCCAGCAACCCCGGCTCCGTGGAGATATCGCCGGAGTCGGCGCAGAAGATAAAAAATATCGTCGCGTCGAAAAACCCGCAGCTGATGATCGTCTCAGACGACGTCTATTCCAGCTTTGCCGATAACTATCACTCTCTTTTCGACACTATACCCTATAACACCATCTGCTCCTACTCCTTCTCTAAATATTTCGGCTGTACGGGCTGGCGGCTTGGAGTCATCGGCGTCCACCGCAAGAACGTCTTCGACGATATGATCGCGGCCATGCCTGCGGCGCAGCGGATAAAGACGGCGAAGCTCTATTCCGAGCTCGCCGTCGATCCGGAGGCGATAAAATTTATTGACCGTATGGTCGCCGACAGCCGCGACATCGCGCTGAACCACACTGCGGGACTCTCGGTGCCGCAGCAGGTGCAGATGGCTCTCTTCGCCCTCTGCGCGCTGATCGATAAGGCGGGCGCCTACAACCGGCTGACGAAAGATATCGTCCGCCGCCGCTACAGGGACTTCTGGGGCAACCTCAAATGGCCGCGGCCCCTCTCTCCGAACAGCTCCGCCTATTACCAGCTGCTCGATGTTTCGCTCTGGGCGAAGGAAAAATATGGCGATGATTTCGCGGATTGGCTGCAGAAAAATTTCGAGCCGATCGACATCCTCTTCCGCCTCGCAGAAAACCCCAATGTGGTGCTGCTGCCCGGAGAGGGTTTCGACGCTCCCGGCTGGTCCGTGCGCGTCTCAATGGCGAACCTTCCCGATCACGCCTACCGCGAGATCGGCCACGACCTGGTGACGATCCTCGACGAGTATTATTCGCAGTACAAGAAAGCCTAA